Proteins found in one Novipirellula artificiosorum genomic segment:
- a CDS encoding type II secretion system F family protein — protein MMVLLILAVTLFVLAGATLALRRSLAGASAGNRLGDSIALLSPTNVASQVEASSARADRRQIIQPLSRPLRFLPYMVGALISLTLGLLTSIPISIVVAIGMVIALLLAQLESGWHAWRLSRIERQLIDLLDMMIPMLRSGAGASAALAAASEVTASPLRDQINWCVRRIQLGDSGSSVFRELSRRMPIDVMELFATTMSVHWETGGSLAPVLASVGRVARDRQEVARRIRSNIAQSQFSTIAVLLLIYFVALVLWLDRPDVMKEFASSSLGSAAIAATIVLQAVGIVWMNAISRPKA, from the coding sequence ATGATGGTGCTGCTGATCTTGGCGGTCACGCTGTTCGTGCTCGCGGGTGCGACGCTTGCACTGCGTCGTTCACTCGCCGGTGCCTCCGCAGGCAATCGGCTTGGTGATAGCATCGCGTTGCTTTCGCCGACGAACGTGGCGTCGCAAGTCGAGGCGAGTTCAGCACGTGCGGACCGTCGGCAGATCATTCAACCGCTCTCGCGTCCACTACGCTTTTTGCCCTACATGGTTGGTGCGTTGATTTCCTTGACGCTTGGTCTGTTGACTTCGATTCCCATCTCGATTGTCGTCGCGATCGGAATGGTGATCGCTTTGTTGCTGGCACAACTTGAATCCGGGTGGCATGCTTGGCGACTCAGCCGGATCGAACGGCAGTTGATTGATTTACTGGACATGATGATTCCGATGCTGCGCAGTGGAGCCGGAGCGTCGGCGGCACTGGCGGCTGCGTCCGAGGTGACTGCGTCGCCTCTGCGGGATCAAATCAATTGGTGTGTGCGACGAATCCAGCTTGGCGATTCGGGAAGCAGCGTTTTTCGTGAGCTATCGCGACGGATGCCGATCGATGTAATGGAATTGTTCGCCACGACGATGAGCGTTCACTGGGAAACCGGTGGATCGCTTGCTCCCGTGCTGGCTTCCGTCGGACGAGTCGCTCGGGACCGGCAAGAGGTCGCTCGTCGGATTCGTAGCAATATCGCACAAAGCCAATTCTCGACGATCGCGGTTTTGTTGCTGATCTATTTTGTGGCGTTGGTGTTGTGGCTGGACCGACCGGATGTGATGAAAGAATTCGCTAGCAGTTCGCTTGGTTCAGCAGCCATCGCGGCCACGATCGTGTTGCAGGCCGTTGGGATCGTTTGGATGAACGCAATCAGTAGGCCAAAAGCATGA
- a CDS encoding type II secretion system F family protein — translation MSVQFRVMIVVALWMGIVLVCYAVWRRYQRHGEAIDRLQREMARSDSPEMDESRIGWLKRRMMLAGYGAPAAGTLLVVLTIVMLVGGILCALLFRWSGLQRVFLEGIESVPGGLSGMLAPVVIVSPWLIAVMVTALPILVVRASRRSRIAQVSRDLPLAMDLWATLSEGGLGFDAALDRWQRTQRPDRVLASACRGFQRDLLGGMRRSVAFRRLAGRLEVPSLTRFTAAMIQSEQMGASVSETLRLQAEDVRAERREKSMAFAQSLATKRVVPLVVCFLPGLFVWPLGPFFTQLLRIVDSLTGGGGS, via the coding sequence ATGAGTGTTCAATTCCGAGTCATGATCGTCGTTGCCCTATGGATGGGGATCGTACTGGTCTGCTATGCCGTTTGGCGAAGGTACCAACGGCATGGCGAGGCGATTGACCGTTTGCAGCGGGAGATGGCTCGCTCTGACTCTCCTGAAATGGATGAGAGCCGAATCGGTTGGCTGAAGCGGCGCATGATGCTGGCCGGATATGGGGCTCCTGCTGCGGGCACGTTGCTGGTTGTGTTGACAATCGTGATGCTTGTGGGGGGGATTCTCTGCGCGTTGCTGTTTCGGTGGTCAGGTCTACAGCGAGTTTTTCTAGAAGGGATCGAATCGGTTCCCGGCGGCCTGTCAGGGATGCTGGCTCCGGTGGTGATTGTTTCGCCCTGGCTGATCGCTGTCATGGTAACTGCACTGCCAATTCTGGTCGTGCGTGCATCTCGCCGTTCTCGGATCGCTCAGGTGTCGCGTGACCTGCCGCTCGCAATGGACCTGTGGGCAACGCTCTCGGAAGGTGGACTCGGGTTCGATGCGGCATTGGATCGTTGGCAGAGGACTCAACGACCGGATCGTGTGTTGGCGAGCGCGTGTCGAGGCTTTCAACGTGATTTGCTGGGTGGGATGCGGCGGAGTGTTGCTTTTCGCAGGTTGGCAGGTCGGCTCGAAGTTCCATCACTCACTCGATTTACCGCCGCGATGATTCAATCGGAACAAATGGGAGCCAGCGTATCAGAGACGTTGCGATTGCAGGCTGAAGACGTCCGAGCTGAGCGTCGCGAAAAGTCGATGGCATTCGCTCAGTCATTGGCGACCAAACGAGTCGTACCGTTGGTTGTCTGTTTTCTGCCCGGCCTGTTCGTTTGGCCTCTTGGTCCTTTCTTCACTCAGCTATTGCGAATTGTCGATTCGTTGACGGGCGGTGGAGGATCGTGA
- a CDS encoding DUF192 domain-containing protein, which yields MSKLIDVETGEVLFDRLLIADTFRSRAVGLLGRRKMGIDEAILIRPCKSVHTFLMRMSISVAFVDQSGKVLSVVDHLPPWRVVMGPREAKFVLESAANCRKLAIGQRVATI from the coding sequence GTGAGCAAGCTCATTGATGTTGAGACTGGCGAAGTGCTCTTCGATCGACTGCTTATCGCGGACACGTTCCGATCTCGCGCAGTGGGGTTGCTTGGGCGAAGAAAAATGGGGATCGACGAAGCGATACTCATTCGCCCATGCAAGTCGGTTCACACCTTCTTGATGCGTATGAGCATCTCCGTCGCATTTGTGGATCAAAGTGGGAAAGTGTTGTCTGTCGTCGATCACCTGCCACCGTGGCGTGTCGTAATGGGGCCGCGTGAGGCCAAATTTGTGCTCGAAAGCGCCGCAAACTGTAGGAAGCTTGCGATTGGTCAGCGAGTCGCGACCA